One window of the Verrucomicrobiota bacterium genome contains the following:
- a CDS encoding AAA family ATPase yields the protein MHLLETLSLKGFRSIKEFDNFTFGPITVLVGANGSGKSNLIGFFRMMNHMMQGGLQGFLQNGGGGSNFLHFGPARTRFLDAKLAFRSDSGLNTYRCELTFAAVDRLMFVLEELQFQRGGTTPPITIPLENNEPVESTLSRYLAPDLKTHRFIKWFLDKTRVFHFHDTSMTSRMRNYCDEDDASYLRAEGGNLAAVLLRLRTEFSANYRRVVAGVNTIFPELKDFHLEPTAGNGKGLLLRWQPTSNPTEIFGPAHLSDGTLRIIALVTLFNLPEEMATWMIILDEPELGLHPAAEAYLASLIRSASTQTQVLLSTQSATLVDHFKPAEVVVAEMHEGASTFKRLDEEKLGHWLKRYTLGEAWRKNVFGGRPE from the coding sequence ATGCACTTACTTGAAACACTGAGCCTCAAAGGTTTCCGTTCCATCAAGGAATTCGACAATTTCACATTTGGCCCTATCACTGTACTCGTTGGAGCGAATGGATCCGGTAAGTCGAACCTCATCGGGTTCTTCCGCATGATGAACCATATGATGCAGGGCGGACTCCAGGGGTTCCTGCAAAATGGTGGCGGTGGCTCGAACTTCCTCCATTTCGGTCCGGCGCGAACGCGCTTCCTCGATGCGAAGCTGGCTTTCCGCAGTGATTCAGGGCTAAACACGTACCGTTGCGAATTAACCTTCGCAGCGGTCGATCGCCTCATGTTCGTTCTGGAGGAGTTGCAGTTTCAGCGGGGCGGCACAACTCCGCCGATAACAATCCCGCTTGAGAACAACGAGCCTGTGGAAAGCACACTAAGCCGGTATCTGGCACCGGATCTCAAGACGCATCGTTTCATCAAGTGGTTCCTTGATAAGACACGGGTTTTCCATTTTCACGACACCAGCATGACGTCGCGGATGCGGAATTACTGCGACGAGGACGATGCGTCATATTTGCGCGCCGAAGGCGGCAATCTAGCGGCTGTGCTGCTGCGGCTGCGAACGGAATTCTCCGCCAATTATCGGCGCGTCGTCGCCGGAGTGAACACGATCTTTCCAGAGCTGAAGGACTTTCATCTCGAGCCTACGGCCGGCAACGGCAAGGGGCTGTTGTTGCGCTGGCAACCGACCAGTAATCCAACGGAAATTTTCGGTCCCGCGCACCTCTCGGACGGCACGCTGCGGATAATCGCGCTCGTGACACTCTTCAATCTGCCGGAGGAAATGGCGACATGGATGATCATTCTCGATGAGCCGGAACTCGGCCTGCATCCAGCCGCGGAGGCGTATCTCGCCTCACTCATCCGCAGTGCCTCAACGCAAACGCAGGTGCTCCTCAGCACACAGTCGGCGACGCTAGTTGATCACTTCAAGCCTGCTGAAGTCGTTGTCGCCGAGATGCATGAAGGCGCTTCGACCTTCAAGCGACTCGACGAGGAAAAGCTCGGCCACTGGTTGAAGCGCTACACACTCGGTGAGGCCTGGCGGAAGAACGTATTCGGAGGCCGCCCAGAATGA
- a CDS encoding DUF4276 family protein yields MNLFIYVEGQEEELFVNRVLRGHLHSFGVIVQKPILAATSFRIGDDAESDVTVGGVTNYDAIREDIVYQFATSEIQAADVLTTLIDLYALPASFPGHKEALAQGLTGGKKAAHIEQAWKAAIGQANFFPYIQAHEFEALVLTRPSVLAEFYPERAAGIEKLRAECAPFSTPEEINETKATSPSHRILAHVPTYQKIDGFRHLQDIGLPEIKVHCPRFKAWLERCETFFR; encoded by the coding sequence ATGAACCTGTTCATCTACGTCGAGGGGCAGGAGGAAGAGCTGTTCGTGAACCGTGTGTTGCGCGGTCATTTGCATTCTTTCGGTGTCATCGTTCAGAAGCCAATCCTGGCCGCGACCAGCTTCCGGATCGGTGACGACGCGGAATCGGATGTGACTGTTGGCGGCGTCACAAACTACGACGCGATCCGCGAAGACATTGTTTACCAATTTGCCACCAGCGAGATTCAGGCTGCGGACGTGCTGACCACTCTCATCGACCTCTACGCGCTTCCGGCAAGTTTTCCCGGTCATAAGGAAGCACTTGCACAGGGTCTCACCGGCGGCAAGAAGGCGGCGCACATCGAGCAGGCGTGGAAGGCGGCAATCGGGCAAGCGAACTTCTTCCCCTACATTCAGGCGCATGAATTCGAGGCGCTGGTCCTCACCCGCCCTTCAGTGCTCGCGGAGTTCTATCCTGAACGCGCCGCCGGCATCGAAAAACTCCGCGCGGAATGCGCGCCGTTTTCCACGCCCGAAGAGATCAATGAAACCAAGGCAACTTCGCCCTCGCACCGCATCCTTGCTCACGTCCCAACCTATCAGAAGATTGACGGCTTTCGCCACCTTCAGGACATCGGTTTGCCCGAAATCAAGGTGCATTGTCCCCGATTTAAAGCGTGGCTCGAACGGTGCGAAACGTTCTTCCGCTGA
- a CDS encoding Gfo/Idh/MocA family oxidoreductase, which produces MKITTTTFTTGRRFTGGRSPTRRDFLKQASVAVAAWATALVVPSRVLGREGQVAPSNRVAMGFIGVGGQGGGHLLGGAWTYIPGGYSARKDVQVLAVCDVWRERRERAAQRVNENYTQMYGAGQFAPCQAYTDFRQVLERTDIDAVLIASPAHWHAIMAILSVQAGKDVYCEKPTAVTIREAQAVRAAVGRYGGVYQAGTQQRSEYNRRFRHACEFVRAGRLGTLKEIYAYRDGGAIAWPTRFGPAKPLPASLDWDLYLGPAPWLPYDGITSAHRFDIGQLNWGQHHYDIVQWGAGADETGPVELFMEEGCSCYRYATGVTVYGRPYPGEKVGGDGGACFVGSHGRLAVDRGNLVAEPAELGREALRADEPRLYHSDSHSGNFLDCVRTRKQTICNEQVASRAASALLLGGIVKQLQRPLKWDPHKEEFPGDDEANRLLSIAQRPPWHV; this is translated from the coding sequence ATGAAAATCACGACCACAACGTTCACTACTGGCAGACGCTTTACTGGCGGAAGGTCGCCGACCCGGCGTGACTTCCTGAAACAAGCGTCGGTGGCCGTCGCGGCTTGGGCCACGGCGCTGGTGGTTCCGTCCCGGGTCTTGGGACGCGAGGGCCAGGTGGCGCCGAGCAACCGGGTGGCGATGGGGTTCATCGGCGTGGGCGGGCAAGGCGGCGGGCACTTGTTGGGCGGTGCGTGGACGTACATCCCCGGCGGGTACAGCGCGCGCAAGGATGTGCAGGTGCTGGCGGTATGCGATGTCTGGCGGGAGCGGCGGGAGCGGGCCGCGCAACGGGTGAATGAGAATTATACGCAGATGTACGGGGCCGGGCAGTTCGCGCCGTGCCAGGCGTACACGGATTTCCGGCAGGTGTTGGAGCGCACGGATATTGACGCGGTGTTGATCGCCTCGCCGGCGCATTGGCATGCGATCATGGCGATTCTGTCCGTGCAGGCCGGCAAGGATGTGTATTGCGAGAAGCCCACCGCAGTGACCATCCGCGAGGCGCAGGCGGTGCGCGCCGCAGTGGGGCGGTACGGGGGGGTGTACCAGGCAGGCACGCAGCAGCGCAGCGAATATAACCGGCGCTTTCGGCACGCCTGCGAATTTGTGCGCGCAGGCCGCCTGGGAACGTTGAAGGAGATTTATGCATACCGCGACGGGGGCGCGATTGCCTGGCCCACGCGCTTCGGCCCCGCCAAACCACTGCCCGCAAGTCTGGATTGGGATCTGTATCTGGGGCCCGCGCCGTGGCTGCCGTACGACGGGATCACGAGCGCGCACCGGTTCGACATCGGCCAGCTTAATTGGGGACAGCACCACTACGATATCGTGCAATGGGGTGCCGGCGCGGATGAGACGGGGCCGGTGGAGCTGTTTATGGAGGAGGGCTGTTCGTGTTACCGGTATGCGACCGGCGTGACGGTTTATGGGCGGCCTTACCCCGGCGAAAAGGTGGGCGGCGACGGTGGCGCGTGTTTCGTGGGGAGCCATGGGCGGCTGGCGGTGGATCGCGGGAACCTGGTGGCGGAGCCGGCGGAGTTGGGGCGCGAGGCGTTGCGCGCGGATGAGCCGCGCCTGTATCATAGCGACAGTCATTCGGGAAATTTCCTGGACTGCGTGCGCACGCGCAAGCAGACGATCTGCAATGAGCAGGTGGCGTCGCGCGCGGCCAGCGCGCTGCTTCTGGGCGGCATTGTGAAGCAGTTGCAACGCCCGTTGAAATGGGATCCGCACAAGGAAGAATTTCCCGGCGACGATGAGGCCAACCGGCTGCTGTCCATTGCGCAACGGCCCCCGTGGCACGTTTAA
- a CDS encoding Fic family protein, translated as MNDSLPTRLADALERARTLARKQVLKSAQIRRADRELLTQRGYLREIVKGWYLLSRPMDKDGESTAWYGAFWDFLSVYLEDRFGADYCLSATSSIAVHTGANIIPRQVIALTARGGTMQLSLPHNTSVLVYQDSKNLPRTTEVVQGVRTMPLAAALCRMPPVFFQSQPLDAEIALRGVKSTDGLIRAILETESPAVAARFIGAYQFLGDLERASEITSVLQAAGMVVQPENLFANPAPIITSPKRLPSPYAARIEALFSTLRQPVLEVFKDLPPRPVAQPESYLEQLETVYEHDAYNSLSIEGYRVTPELIETIRAGVWNPEGNPQDRQQVEAMAAKGYQEAFRRVKLGVTSVLQGRPAGSIFRQDYQDWYRGLFSASVQAGLLESHHLAGHRNAPVYIRSSRHVPPPAEAVNDAMTTLLDLLAKEESPIIRAVLGHWLFGFIHPFMDGNGRMARFLMNLMMASGGYPWTIVRTARRKEYLDALEAASAEQNILPFAQFIRQEMSVDWSKVPTFTAARPVKT; from the coding sequence ATGAATGATTCGTTACCAACCAGATTGGCAGATGCCTTGGAGCGCGCCCGAACGCTCGCTCGCAAGCAAGTGCTGAAGTCTGCCCAGATCAGGCGTGCTGACCGAGAACTCCTGACGCAACGCGGCTATCTCCGGGAAATCGTCAAGGGGTGGTATCTGCTGAGCCGTCCGATGGACAAAGACGGAGAAAGCACGGCTTGGTATGGTGCGTTTTGGGACTTCCTTTCCGTGTATCTCGAAGACCGTTTCGGCGCCGATTACTGTCTCTCGGCAACCTCCTCAATCGCCGTTCATACTGGGGCCAACATCATTCCACGCCAGGTGATCGCCCTCACTGCCCGCGGTGGCACAATGCAACTCTCCTTGCCCCATAACACCTCCGTGCTCGTCTATCAGGATTCCAAAAATCTTCCCCGCACCACGGAGGTCGTTCAGGGAGTTCGGACGATGCCGCTCGCCGCCGCGCTGTGCCGCATGCCCCCCGTGTTTTTCCAAAGCCAGCCGCTGGATGCTGAAATCGCCCTGCGCGGGGTCAAATCAACGGACGGTCTTATCAGGGCAATTCTCGAAACCGAATCCCCCGCAGTGGCGGCAAGATTTATCGGGGCATACCAGTTCCTGGGTGACCTTGAACGCGCCAGCGAAATCACCAGCGTGCTCCAGGCTGCCGGGATGGTGGTCCAACCCGAAAACCTTTTTGCCAACCCCGCTCCCATCATCACCAGCCCCAAGCGCTTGCCGTCCCCTTATGCCGCCCGGATCGAGGCCTTGTTCTCCACCCTCCGGCAGCCTGTCCTCGAGGTCTTCAAAGACCTGCCCCCCCGTCCGGTGGCGCAACCGGAGTCTTATCTCGAACAGCTCGAGACGGTTTACGAACACGATGCGTACAACTCCCTTTCCATCGAGGGCTACCGCGTCACCCCAGAGTTGATTGAAACAATTCGCGCTGGCGTATGGAACCCCGAAGGCAATCCCCAAGACCGCCAGCAGGTTGAGGCCATGGCGGCCAAGGGTTATCAGGAGGCATTCCGCCGGGTAAAACTGGGTGTGACCAGCGTCCTGCAAGGACGGCCGGCTGGCTCGATATTTCGGCAGGATTATCAGGATTGGTATCGCGGTCTCTTTAGCGCATCCGTGCAAGCCGGACTGCTGGAATCCCATCACCTCGCTGGTCACCGCAACGCCCCGGTGTATATTCGCTCATCGCGCCATGTGCCGCCGCCCGCCGAAGCGGTTAACGATGCGATGACCACCCTCCTCGACCTGCTGGCGAAAGAAGAGTCCCCCATCATTCGCGCCGTGCTCGGTCACTGGCTCTTTGGCTTCATCCACCCTTTCATGGACGGCAACGGCCGGATGGCGCGCTTCCTCATGAACCTCATGATGGCTTCCGGCGGATATCCATGGACCATCGTGCGCACCGCCCGCAGGAAAGAATATCTCGATGCGCTTGAAGCGGCCTCCGCAGAGCAGAACATTCTGCCCTTCGCCCAATTTATCCGCCAGGAAATGAGCGTGGACTGGAGCAAAGTGCCCACTTTTACCGCAGCGCGACCAGTGAAAACATGA
- a CDS encoding DNA repair exonuclease: MKFIHTADLHLDSPLRGLERYEGAPVDVMRQSTRRALENIVVLAVREGVDFVLIAGDIYDGDWRDFNTGLFFARQMARLREARIPVFLIRGNHDAASQITRELSLPDNVHVFSSRTAGTNVLESLGVAVHGQSFPNREVPEDLSRSYPEARAGLFNIGLLHTSADGREGHAAYAPCTLDGLRAKGYDYWALGHVHQREVLSQEPWIIFPGNPQGRHARETGPKSCTLVTADNGRIAQVQTREVDVARWLQCEVTAAGINRPEDLLESVRRLLDKEVSNAEDRVLAVRLLVTGACPAHGRLIAQSEQLMAECRQLANDVGKGRIWMEKIKIETRPLAGAVEPGQGTTPLDDLLRYTRALPENPAELQSLALCLDALSRRLPLELRQGLDSLDLQNPKTLAALVPEAESLLLAKIQNPEVGQ; this comes from the coding sequence ATGAAATTCATCCACACTGCGGATTTGCATCTCGACAGCCCGCTTCGGGGGCTGGAACGCTATGAAGGCGCACCGGTGGATGTCATGCGCCAGTCCACCCGCCGGGCATTGGAGAATATCGTCGTGCTGGCGGTGCGGGAAGGGGTGGATTTTGTCCTCATCGCCGGCGATATCTATGATGGGGATTGGCGTGATTTTAACACCGGATTGTTTTTTGCGCGCCAAATGGCCCGGTTGCGTGAGGCCCGCATCCCGGTTTTCCTGATTCGCGGCAATCATGACGCCGCCAGCCAGATTACCCGCGAACTCAGTCTGCCGGACAATGTTCATGTATTCTCCAGCCGGACTGCGGGAACGAACGTTTTGGAATCGCTGGGCGTCGCTGTGCATGGACAAAGCTTTCCCAATCGCGAGGTGCCAGAAGACCTCAGTCGGAGCTACCCGGAGGCTCGCGCGGGGCTTTTCAATATTGGTTTATTGCACACCAGCGCGGATGGTCGGGAAGGGCACGCCGCGTATGCGCCCTGCACGCTTGATGGGTTGCGCGCCAAGGGCTACGATTATTGGGCGCTCGGTCACGTGCATCAACGTGAAGTCCTCTCCCAGGAACCCTGGATCATTTTTCCGGGGAATCCGCAAGGTCGCCATGCGCGCGAAACCGGCCCTAAAAGCTGCACCTTGGTCACCGCCGATAACGGACGCATTGCTCAGGTGCAAACCCGGGAAGTGGATGTGGCCCGCTGGCTCCAGTGCGAGGTGACCGCCGCCGGCATCAACCGTCCGGAAGACCTGTTGGAAAGCGTGCGCCGGTTGTTGGATAAGGAGGTCAGCAACGCCGAGGACCGCGTGCTAGCCGTGCGCCTCCTGGTGACTGGTGCCTGTCCGGCGCATGGCCGTCTGATCGCGCAATCCGAACAGTTGATGGCCGAATGTCGTCAGCTTGCCAACGACGTGGGGAAGGGCCGCATCTGGATGGAAAAAATAAAAATCGAAACGCGTCCGCTGGCCGGCGCGGTTGAACCTGGCCAAGGCACCACGCCCCTGGATGACCTATTGCGCTATACCCGCGCGTTGCCGGAAAATCCGGCGGAACTGCAATCACTGGCCCTCTGCCTGGATGCCTTAAGCAGAAGACTGCCACTGGAACTGCGCCAGGGCTTGGATAGTCTGGACCTGCAAAATCCGAAAACCCTTGCCGCCCTCGTTCCGGAGGCAGAAAGTTTGTTGCTCGCCAAAATCCAAAACCCGGAGGTCGGCCAATGA
- a CDS encoding contact-dependent growth inhibition system immunity protein has translation MKPTIESLEGKVWPEPEWQSGLVLTAHALRKKPLDELTPNDLRVAFNEDIGADFLKQRVLELLEAEPTSSDLFDGDLVLAALRSRQFREDQEFRKKIVQCADAVLAHELDSQTRHEIESLKNA, from the coding sequence TTGAAGCCGACCATCGAAAGCCTCGAAGGTAAAGTCTGGCCTGAGCCGGAGTGGCAGTCCGGACTCGTGCTCACCGCACACGCTCTACGAAAAAAGCCTCTGGATGAACTCACGCCGAATGACCTTCGCGTGGCCTTCAATGAAGATATCGGAGCCGATTTCCTGAAGCAGCGCGTGTTAGAATTGCTGGAAGCGGAGCCGACGTCTAGCGATCTTTTCGACGGTGATTTAGTTCTGGCCGCGTTGCGTTCGCGCCAGTTCCGCGAAGATCAAGAGTTTCGGAAGAAGATTGTCCAGTGTGCTGATGCGGTGTTGGCTCACGAGTTGGACTCACAGACACGACATGAAATTGAGAGCCTCAAGAACGCCTAA
- a CDS encoding GDSL-type esterase/lipase family protein, which produces MKTHTTLRFFWALAAIGLAAVTCHGQKTYDPNVAEEFRVREGLPNFFAKLEAGGPVRIAYLGGSITAANGWRPKTVAWFKAQFPKAEIIEINAAISGTGSDYGACRIAGDVLVKNPDLVFMEHRVNGGGGYEAKSVEGIVRQIWKHDPRTDICLVYTISQGMLKSLQAGKTPWFGPIMETVANTYGIPSIDLGVEIAKREKAGTLIFKTNAPVEGKLVFSSDGVHPGDAGHDVYRDVIARSMLSMKAVDKAQAHNLPAPLEARCWETAALLPVAKATLSTGWTPIDIGKDAVYRDDFGRTHAMLRGGVKCERAGETITVKWNGTTIGFSDIPQGNEMDVEVVIDNAAPVVIKRTQTEKIHRYARFFYLPEQAPGEHTAVLRIKTLPQGLSFYIGHVLVVGKVH; this is translated from the coding sequence ATGAAAACACACACAACACTTCGATTCTTTTGGGCGCTGGCGGCAATCGGTCTCGCTGCTGTGACCTGCCACGGCCAGAAGACGTATGATCCAAACGTGGCTGAGGAGTTTCGTGTGCGGGAAGGGTTGCCCAATTTCTTTGCCAAGCTGGAGGCGGGTGGCCCGGTGCGCATTGCCTACCTGGGCGGCAGCATCACCGCCGCCAACGGCTGGCGACCCAAGACCGTGGCGTGGTTCAAGGCCCAATTCCCCAAGGCGGAAATCATCGAGATCAACGCCGCCATCTCGGGCACCGGTTCGGATTACGGCGCCTGCCGGATCGCCGGCGATGTGCTCGTGAAAAATCCCGACCTGGTGTTCATGGAGCACCGGGTGAATGGCGGTGGCGGCTATGAGGCCAAATCCGTGGAAGGTATCGTCCGGCAAATCTGGAAACACGATCCGCGCACGGATATTTGCCTCGTCTATACCATTTCCCAAGGGATGCTCAAATCCCTGCAGGCGGGCAAAACGCCTTGGTTTGGCCCGATCATGGAAACCGTGGCCAATACCTACGGCATCCCCTCGATTGATTTGGGCGTGGAGATCGCCAAGCGGGAAAAGGCGGGCACACTCATTTTCAAGACGAACGCGCCGGTGGAAGGCAAGCTGGTCTTCTCCAGCGACGGCGTTCACCCCGGCGATGCCGGCCACGACGTCTATCGCGACGTGATCGCGCGCTCCATGCTCAGCATGAAGGCGGTGGACAAGGCCCAGGCGCACAACCTGCCCGCGCCGTTGGAAGCGCGCTGCTGGGAGACGGCCGCTTTGCTGCCCGTTGCCAAGGCCACTCTGAGCACGGGCTGGACGCCCATCGACATCGGCAAGGACGCGGTGTATCGTGATGACTTTGGCCGCACGCACGCGATGTTGCGCGGCGGGGTGAAGTGCGAACGCGCCGGTGAAACCATCACTGTGAAATGGAACGGTACGACGATCGGCTTCAGCGATATTCCCCAAGGGAACGAGATGGACGTGGAGGTGGTCATTGATAATGCCGCCCCCGTGGTCATCAAGCGGACGCAGACCGAAAAAATCCACCGGTACGCGCGTTTCTTCTACCTGCCCGAACAGGCTCCAGGCGAGCACACGGCGGTACTGCGCATCAAAACCTTGCCCCAGGGATTATCCTTTTATATCGGGCACGTGTTGGTGGTGGGCAAGGTACACTGA
- a CDS encoding HEAT repeat domain-containing protein, which translates to MNLLRGEGTLQQKDAACARLKRIGTAHSVSALATLLGDEALSHSARFALESMPFPEAGKALVDALGRTTGLTREGIIYSLGNRRETNATVMLIKGLAETESGTAVAAANALGKLATPAAVRALQSALPGAHEPLHAALVDALLTAGNQLVTGGDRNRAAAIFTQLGLTETKEPVRLAAFAGVIRSVHEDTLNVLVLNAIASQDRPQQMAALQAVRILSAPGTTEALAELLSKVAAHVQVALAGVLVQRGDSAAAPAVAALLNRPELEVRLAAMAALGLLGDASHVPLLLAKCRAAGEPEQAGAREALLELRRGPVAAALIGQLASADWEIQSEVIRTLAGRAEKSCVPKLLDLARHGPDVPRKAALRALIGLADARHLAALTQLLVETKNPAMQADLQAILAGVCERSQSQAGFDVTPIVQGVASGDAETRIALLPVCSSIKDPRIQTALRAACEDSDARVKTAAQRALCATRDTGLLPEILTLAASAKENSASTLAIRGAIRLVSQEEGAALPLAQRIEVLKQLLSLASRVEEKRLILAGAANLPAPETLNLVLPLLEDASLQAEAAQAVMQIAGAIRDAHATLARAALQKVLAANPDAERRQAVELLLKQMEAAGDYLKAWQVAGPYQQAGKTYKDLFDLVFPPENPGARDVNWRILPAGTDAKRPGALDLLKFLGGEQRVAYARTRVYSGKEQPARLELGSDDGIKVWLNDNVVHANNTARALVMGADKVRVDLKQGWNTLLLKITQNNLGWEFCARLVKPDGTRLDDLTSDTSFPVEVNR; encoded by the coding sequence TTGAATCTCCTTCGCGGCGAGGGCACGCTTCAGCAAAAGGACGCCGCGTGCGCGCGGTTGAAGCGCATTGGCACCGCGCACTCGGTGTCGGCTCTGGCGACGTTGCTGGGCGATGAGGCACTCTCCCACTCCGCCCGTTTCGCGCTGGAGTCCATGCCGTTTCCCGAAGCCGGGAAAGCGTTGGTGGACGCACTTGGACGCACGACGGGCCTGACGCGCGAAGGCATTATTTACTCGCTGGGCAACCGGCGCGAAACCAATGCGACGGTCATGTTAATCAAGGGGCTGGCGGAAACGGAATCCGGTACTGCGGTAGCCGCCGCAAACGCGTTGGGCAAACTGGCCACGCCAGCGGCGGTCCGTGCCTTGCAGTCTGCGCTACCCGGCGCGCATGAACCGTTGCATGCTGCGTTGGTGGATGCATTGTTGACTGCCGGGAATCAACTGGTGACGGGCGGCGATCGCAATCGGGCAGCGGCGATCTTTACGCAACTGGGCTTGACGGAAACCAAGGAGCCTGTGCGCCTCGCCGCGTTTGCAGGCGTCATCCGCTCCGTCCATGAGGACACGCTGAACGTCCTGGTCCTGAACGCCATTGCCAGTCAGGATCGCCCGCAACAAATGGCGGCATTACAAGCGGTGCGGATCCTGTCTGCGCCCGGCACCACCGAAGCACTGGCGGAATTGTTGTCGAAGGTCGCCGCCCATGTGCAGGTCGCGCTGGCGGGCGTGCTCGTCCAGCGCGGTGATTCCGCCGCCGCTCCGGCGGTCGCCGCGTTGCTGAACCGTCCCGAATTGGAGGTGCGCCTTGCGGCGATGGCCGCGCTGGGGTTGCTGGGTGACGCTTCGCACGTGCCCCTGCTGCTCGCGAAATGCCGTGCCGCCGGGGAGCCTGAGCAAGCGGGCGCGCGTGAAGCGTTGCTCGAATTGCGTCGCGGCCCGGTGGCGGCGGCGCTGATTGGGCAATTGGCGTCTGCCGATTGGGAAATCCAATCAGAAGTAATCCGGACGCTGGCCGGACGTGCGGAAAAATCATGCGTGCCGAAACTGCTGGACCTCGCGCGCCACGGCCCGGACGTGCCACGCAAGGCCGCGTTGCGCGCGTTGATCGGATTGGCGGATGCACGCCATTTGGCGGCGCTGACCCAGTTACTGGTGGAGACAAAAAATCCGGCGATGCAGGCGGACCTTCAGGCGATCCTCGCCGGTGTCTGCGAACGTTCGCAATCGCAGGCGGGCTTCGACGTGACGCCTATAGTGCAAGGCGTTGCCAGTGGCGATGCTGAAACTCGCATCGCCCTGCTGCCGGTTTGCAGTTCGATCAAAGACCCACGCATCCAAACTGCTCTGCGCGCGGCATGTGAGGATTCGGATGCCCGCGTGAAGACTGCCGCGCAGCGAGCGTTGTGCGCCACGCGTGACACCGGGTTGCTCCCGGAAATCCTGACGCTGGCCGCCAGCGCCAAAGAAAATTCCGCGAGTACCCTGGCCATTCGCGGTGCGATTCGGCTGGTGAGCCAGGAAGAGGGCGCGGCGCTGCCATTAGCGCAACGCATTGAAGTCCTGAAGCAATTATTGTCGCTGGCAAGTCGCGTGGAAGAGAAACGGCTGATCCTGGCGGGCGCGGCGAATCTGCCGGCACCGGAAACCTTGAATCTGGTTCTGCCGCTCTTGGAAGATGCCAGCCTGCAAGCCGAAGCCGCGCAAGCGGTCATGCAAATCGCCGGGGCGATTCGCGATGCGCACGCCACGCTGGCACGTGCCGCGTTGCAGAAAGTTTTGGCGGCCAATCCCGACGCCGAACGTCGTCAGGCGGTGGAACTGCTTTTGAAACAGATGGAGGCGGCGGGCGACTACCTTAAGGCGTGGCAGGTGGCCGGCCCGTACCAGCAAGCGGGAAAAACGTACAAGGATTTGTTCGATCTCGTTTTTCCCCCGGAGAATCCCGGCGCGCGCGATGTGAACTGGCGAATCCTGCCCGCCGGTACCGATGCCAAACGGCCTGGCGCGCTGGACCTCCTCAAATTCCTCGGCGGCGAGCAGCGCGTCGCGTATGCCCGCACCCGCGTTTACTCCGGCAAAGAACAACCTGCCCGGCTCGAACTGGGCAGCGATGACGGCATCAAAGTCTGGCTGAACGACAACGTCGTGCATGCCAATAACACCGCCCGCGCCCTGGTGATGGGCGCGGACAAGGTGCGGGTGGACCTGAAGCAGGGATGGAATACGCTGTTGCTGAAAATCACGCAGAATAACCTGGGCTGGGAATTCTGCGCCCGCCTGGTCAAGCCCGACGGCACCCGGCTGGATGATCTGACCAGCGATACCAGCTTTCCCGTCGAAGTGAACCGGTGA